A single Leptospira barantonii DNA region contains:
- a CDS encoding HTTM domain-containing protein, translating into MREKLLFNLFSRASNPVPAWSLGLYRIVLGFLLFILAFRYFANGWIARYFLDPVFHFKFYGLSWIGVLPAWILYPLFVSLLFFAVFISLGVFYRISVLCFFLIFTYINLLEVAVYLNHYYLICLILFLLIWIPADRALNIFHIFRIFKNRAIQEIEPIPAWNLYILRFQIGAVYFFGGIGKLVPDWLFDAQPVRIWLLRNSDMPVFGSTLSMSATGYFFSYAGLFFDLTVPFLLLNKNTRAFGYSLVLIFHFLTWKLFPIGMFPWVMIVNATLFFSPTWPVDLFRFLQSRRMLPDRENILHFLWTRFPIHFRRSVFSFIESFLAYLESKSAISENLLFSKVEVLKKKFGILLSDRMLRYFWIFYVLFQSLFPLRHFLYPGNHLWTEQGFRFSWQIMLVQKNGIASFRVVNQQTGETNVVLPESHLNEIQRIMMSYQPDLILQFAHWAGKNEKERTGQEVSVYADVMVSLNGRKSQVLIDPERDLMKVSNSLTNKEWILSGDEE; encoded by the coding sequence ATGCGAGAAAAACTTCTTTTCAACCTATTCTCCCGGGCTTCGAACCCGGTCCCCGCTTGGTCCCTGGGTCTTTATAGAATCGTCCTAGGATTTCTTCTTTTTATATTAGCATTTCGTTATTTTGCAAACGGATGGATCGCGAGATACTTTCTCGATCCGGTTTTTCATTTTAAATTCTACGGTCTTTCCTGGATCGGAGTTCTTCCCGCTTGGATTTTGTATCCTCTTTTCGTTTCCCTTCTTTTTTTCGCGGTGTTTATCTCCCTGGGAGTCTTTTATAGAATCTCGGTGCTTTGTTTTTTTCTAATATTCACATACATCAACCTCCTCGAAGTCGCGGTTTATCTCAATCACTACTATCTCATCTGTCTGATTCTCTTTCTTTTGATCTGGATTCCGGCCGACAGAGCGTTGAACATATTTCATATTTTTAGAATATTCAAAAACCGAGCGATTCAGGAGATAGAACCGATCCCCGCGTGGAATCTTTACATTCTCCGGTTTCAAATCGGAGCGGTTTATTTTTTCGGAGGAATCGGAAAACTCGTTCCGGATTGGTTGTTCGACGCGCAACCAGTTCGAATTTGGCTTTTGAGAAATTCGGACATGCCGGTTTTCGGATCTACACTTTCCATGTCGGCGACCGGATACTTTTTCAGTTATGCAGGTTTGTTTTTCGATCTTACGGTTCCGTTTCTTCTTTTAAATAAGAATACGAGAGCGTTCGGATATTCATTAGTTCTAATATTCCATTTTTTGACTTGGAAGCTTTTTCCGATCGGAATGTTTCCTTGGGTGATGATCGTCAACGCGACCTTGTTTTTTTCGCCAACTTGGCCCGTGGATCTGTTTCGTTTTCTTCAATCCAGAAGAATGTTGCCCGATCGTGAGAATATTCTACATTTCTTATGGACCCGATTTCCGATTCATTTTAGAAGATCCGTATTCTCCTTTATCGAATCCTTTTTGGCGTATTTGGAATCCAAGTCCGCGATTTCGGAGAATCTTCTTTTTTCCAAAGTCGAAGTTCTGAAAAAGAAGTTCGGGATTCTTTTATCCGATCGGATGTTGCGTTACTTCTGGATTTTTTACGTTCTATTTCAAAGTCTTTTTCCTCTCAGACATTTTCTTTATCCGGGAAATCATCTTTGGACCGAACAAGGTTTTCGTTTTTCCTGGCAGATCATGTTGGTTCAAAAAAACGGAATCGCTTCGTTTCGTGTCGTAAATCAACAGACCGGAGAAACGAACGTGGTTCTTCCCGAATCGCATTTGAACGAAATTCAAAGGATCATGATGAGTTATCAACCCGATCTGATTCTTCAGTTCGCACATTGGGCGGGAAAGAATGAAAAGGAAAGAACCGGTCAGGAAGTTTCCGTGTATGCGGACGTTATGGTTTCGTTAAACGGAAGAAAGAGTCAGGTTCTGATCGACCCGGAGAGGGACCTGATGAAGGTTTCCAATTCGCTTACGAACAAGGAATGGATTCTCTCCGGCGACGAAGAATAA
- the dprA gene encoding DNA-processing protein DprA codes for MNPLVLSDSVASKICYKNRIFEKYDSWGELSEVIKRSIPASVLKNAEDNSEKILSDLSKTGFSVLCFFDPEYPIGLKQIYDPPLILFYKGDLKILNQSLAAVVGTRNPSPISTFASELFPSYLKKNGFSGIVSGLAKGIDATTMNSALDETLDVIGVMGTGPETEYPRENKSLYQRMKSSERTLILTEYPPGHKVLKYSFPKRNRIVTGLAESVFIVEAPQKSGAISSAHNALEQNRRIFIFSDPLQTKNQGGEILIQDGADVLSLNDISLGMREVFHLNDLLPDSQSKIPGMLAELSKKRFSGEWKPIGSGYYARKTSFQPILPGFEPGPRLVPGSL; via the coding sequence ATGAACCCGCTCGTTCTTTCGGATTCGGTCGCTTCCAAGATATGTTATAAAAATAGAATATTCGAAAAATACGACTCTTGGGGTGAACTTAGCGAAGTCATAAAACGTTCAATTCCCGCGTCCGTTCTCAAAAATGCGGAGGACAATTCCGAAAAAATTCTTTCGGATCTTTCCAAAACCGGATTCTCCGTTCTTTGTTTTTTCGATCCTGAATATCCCATAGGATTAAAACAGATCTACGATCCGCCTTTGATTCTATTCTACAAAGGGGATCTTAAAATTTTAAACCAATCCTTGGCCGCCGTGGTCGGAACGAGAAATCCTTCTCCGATTTCCACATTTGCGTCCGAGTTGTTTCCGTCTTATCTGAAAAAGAACGGCTTCTCCGGAATCGTTTCGGGTCTTGCCAAAGGAATCGACGCGACAACGATGAACTCCGCGTTAGACGAAACATTAGACGTAATCGGAGTGATGGGAACCGGACCCGAAACGGAATATCCGCGCGAAAACAAATCGCTCTATCAAAGAATGAAGTCCTCCGAAAGAACCTTGATCTTAACCGAATATCCTCCGGGCCACAAGGTGTTGAAGTATTCCTTTCCGAAACGAAATCGAATCGTGACCGGTCTCGCGGAATCCGTTTTTATCGTGGAAGCTCCCCAAAAATCGGGAGCGATCTCCTCCGCGCACAACGCCCTCGAACAAAACCGAAGGATTTTTATCTTTTCCGATCCGCTTCAAACAAAAAATCAAGGCGGAGAAATTTTGATTCAAGACGGAGCGGATGTCTTGAGTTTGAACGACATCTCTTTGGGGATGCGGGAAGTGTTTCACTTAAACGATCTTTTACCCGATTCTCAATCGAAAATTCCGGGAATGCTTGCAGAACTTTCTAAGAAGCGCTTTTCTGGCGAGTGGAAACCGATCGGTTCCGGTTACTATGCGAGAAAAACTTCTTTTCAACCTATTCTCCCGGGCTTCGAACCCGGTCCCCGCTTGGTCCCTGGGTCTTTATAG
- a CDS encoding tetratricopeptide repeat protein, with translation MMQNILRYFFPFFLSVTLLVSCERSKNFGFQNRGDRPPTIEDLEAWKERLAMEEAEIVELEKKISAMAQKTRSAGTLSWKIAQGYMKIGDYDMGVKFYNRALKENNEGKKVEIVGAELHFFEPAIPYFEKALLLKPVDQQLLYETALAYANASKDRGWETTRRQIAIDLFTHLAIQDPRDSRFPFQLSLIYFDSSMPDSSWEGVSAGFHDQDKALRIIDDIIKKEYKNVPARFAKANFLYRLGKVEDSKEEYLKVKKTIEELNDAGLVRGGLEKNDSYQNVLQNLKKIEESSSKEE, from the coding sequence ATGATGCAAAACATTCTTCGTTATTTTTTTCCATTCTTCTTGTCCGTAACCCTTCTTGTTTCCTGCGAACGATCCAAAAATTTCGGATTTCAAAATCGAGGAGATCGACCTCCCACGATAGAGGACCTCGAGGCTTGGAAGGAAAGACTTGCGATGGAAGAAGCGGAGATCGTGGAATTGGAAAAGAAAATTTCCGCGATGGCACAGAAGACAAGATCCGCAGGAACGCTGAGTTGGAAGATCGCTCAGGGTTATATGAAAATCGGCGACTACGATATGGGAGTTAAGTTTTACAACCGCGCGCTCAAGGAAAACAACGAGGGCAAAAAAGTGGAAATCGTCGGAGCGGAACTACATTTTTTCGAACCCGCGATTCCGTATTTCGAAAAGGCCCTTCTTTTAAAACCGGTCGATCAACAACTTCTTTATGAAACCGCACTCGCTTACGCAAACGCTTCCAAGGATCGCGGTTGGGAAACCACAAGAAGACAAATCGCGATCGATCTTTTCACACATCTCGCGATTCAGGATCCCCGCGATTCCAGATTTCCGTTTCAGCTTTCATTGATCTATTTCGATTCTTCCATGCCGGATTCTTCTTGGGAGGGAGTATCCGCGGGATTCCACGATCAGGACAAGGCGCTTAGGATCATCGATGATATTATAAAAAAAGAATATAAGAACGTTCCCGCCCGATTTGCAAAAGCGAATTTTTTGTATCGACTCGGCAAAGTCGAGGATTCCAAGGAAGAATATCTGAAGGTAAAAAAAACAATCGAGGAATTGAACGACGCCGGACTTGTAAGGGGCGGGTTGGAAAAGAACGATTCTTATCAAAACGTTTTACAAAACCTGAAAAAAATAGAAGAAAGTTCCTCCAAGGAAGAATGA
- a CDS encoding DoxX family protein, with protein sequence MKKIGKIVYAVPFAIFGLFHFISGPAMSGLVPSYIPFPVIWVYLIGLALIAASVSIITGIKTHLATILLAVLLGIFVVLVHLPGAAAGNQASTVALLKDVALLGAALLISGSTKD encoded by the coding sequence ATGAAAAAAATAGGTAAAATAGTTTATGCGGTCCCTTTTGCGATCTTCGGATTGTTTCATTTTATCTCGGGTCCGGCTATGTCTGGACTCGTTCCTTCTTATATTCCCTTTCCGGTCATTTGGGTTTACCTAATCGGACTCGCGCTCATAGCGGCTTCGGTTTCGATCATTACGGGAATTAAAACGCATCTCGCGACCATTCTTCTTGCGGTTTTATTGGGAATTTTCGTGGTCTTAGTTCACCTTCCGGGCGCGGCCGCGGGAAATCAAGCTTCGACGGTTGCACTTTTAAAGGACGTTGCCCTTTTGGGAGCGGCTCTTTTGATCTCAGGAAGCACAAAAGACTAA
- a CDS encoding GNAT family N-acetyltransferase, with the protein MDIRILDKNDLDWLFALEENCFGSGAWTKEMLYSHLKECSGIGSTDQCYILYKGSIGEIEIYRVAVHTRLRRQGMAKELMERLFSMEKEKTFFLEVSSNNSSAIALYESCGFQRIHIRKHYYEDGSDALIYKKTHLDVFESFSFDVPN; encoded by the coding sequence TTGGATATTAGAATTCTCGATAAAAACGATCTGGATTGGCTGTTCGCTTTGGAAGAAAATTGTTTCGGAAGCGGGGCCTGGACAAAGGAGATGTTATATTCTCATTTGAAAGAATGTTCCGGGATCGGCTCGACTGATCAATGTTACATTCTTTACAAAGGATCGATCGGCGAAATCGAAATCTACCGGGTCGCGGTTCATACTCGTTTGAGAAGACAGGGAATGGCCAAAGAACTTATGGAACGTCTTTTCAGCATGGAAAAGGAGAAGACGTTTTTCCTCGAAGTGAGTTCCAACAATTCTTCCGCGATCGCATTGTACGAATCCTGCGGTTTTCAAAGAATTCATATTAGAAAACATTATTACGAAGACGGCTCGGACGCGCTGATCTACAAAAAAACTCACTTGGACGTTTTTGAAAGTTTCAGTTTCGACGTTCCGAATTGA
- a CDS encoding DUF1566 domain-containing protein: MKRVLCTSFLFFVCTFASNCFLNPLSQLVTETIFPTQEVCKDCDAQRAIALAAVFQPQANGIKAFGFDLSASFSTYCKAGICAGGITEKQPNSTVTIAVPSATDVTSLKPTFLIPENSKLEVSGTAQVSGTSVQNFTNPVVYKFTDENGNSQSYTVTVVPAASQDKVNGTVIIGGQYIWTKCSYGQVWRPGFNDCMGKGTEADNYGANLDVVFCDTDDNACGPYGKTEFSNACYDMQTTLAPPELASLPFVMRPGGFDPTNLLTSCSPYSKGTFCTTVSQYQCPSNASTDSTINTTLFPQTVNGYYWTFTPSGCTSATMQVIQFGGKSETITHTKSSKGKAIRCMYDLFS; encoded by the coding sequence ATGAAAAGGGTTCTTTGTACTTCGTTCTTATTCTTCGTTTGCACATTCGCTTCGAATTGTTTTTTAAATCCGCTTTCCCAACTCGTTACGGAAACGATTTTTCCCACACAAGAAGTTTGTAAGGACTGCGACGCACAGCGCGCCATCGCGTTGGCCGCCGTGTTTCAACCTCAAGCGAACGGAATCAAAGCGTTCGGTTTTGATTTATCCGCTTCGTTTTCGACGTATTGTAAGGCTGGAATTTGTGCGGGAGGAATTACGGAGAAACAACCGAATTCCACCGTGACCATCGCCGTTCCCAGTGCGACTGACGTTACCAGTTTAAAACCTACTTTTTTGATTCCGGAAAATTCTAAATTGGAAGTGAGTGGAACCGCTCAGGTTTCGGGAACTTCGGTTCAGAATTTTACGAACCCCGTCGTGTATAAGTTTACGGATGAGAATGGAAATTCTCAAAGTTATACTGTGACGGTTGTACCTGCGGCGTCTCAGGATAAAGTAAACGGAACGGTTATCATTGGTGGCCAGTATATTTGGACCAAATGCTCTTACGGACAAGTTTGGAGACCTGGGTTTAACGACTGCATGGGAAAGGGAACCGAGGCCGATAACTACGGAGCGAATCTCGATGTCGTGTTTTGCGATACGGATGATAACGCCTGCGGTCCTTATGGAAAAACAGAATTTTCAAATGCTTGTTACGACATGCAGACCACATTGGCCCCTCCGGAACTCGCTTCTCTTCCGTTTGTAATGCGTCCCGGCGGCTTTGACCCCACGAACCTATTGACCTCTTGTAGTCCCTATTCAAAAGGAACTTTCTGTACCACAGTTTCTCAGTATCAATGCCCGAGTAACGCGAGCACGGATTCTACGATCAATACGACCTTATTTCCTCAAACCGTAAACGGATATTATTGGACTTTTACCCCAAGCGGTTGCACTTCCGCAACTATGCAAGTGATTCAATTCGGCGGTAAGAGCGAAACGATCACGCATACGAAAAGCAGTAAAGGTAAAGCCATTCGCTGTATGTATGATCTTTTTTCATGA
- a CDS encoding LIC_13076 family protein — protein sequence MKYTIHVLLSFILFFAILSDCKIDQRISSDKNHRTILASADANCQVAAVEPLYSFLFGLVPVFRKPEPEPGMGQTLRITEITNWKDYAITALGGWAITLVRRTRTIEFCEENLYASNWNPEKVSVDQTLYQMAVTGKVIVHLKSGDPLTQVRILSFDETSIDVETVVPDPQGGFTDRAILRDGSTVDGKQVGQDDKEVIMENLEGKKITITKASLHKIDMRVPKTIKEKKNIQKSEISRIAFEDTSKK from the coding sequence ATGAAATACACAATTCACGTTCTCCTTTCTTTCATCCTTTTCTTTGCGATCTTATCCGATTGTAAGATCGATCAGAGAATCAGTTCGGATAAAAATCACAGAACCATTCTCGCTTCTGCGGACGCGAACTGCCAGGTTGCGGCTGTGGAACCGTTGTATTCTTTCTTGTTCGGCCTGGTTCCCGTGTTTCGCAAACCGGAACCAGAACCGGGAATGGGACAAACGTTACGCATCACCGAAATCACCAACTGGAAGGATTACGCGATCACCGCACTCGGAGGTTGGGCGATCACCTTGGTTCGTAGAACGAGAACGATCGAATTCTGCGAAGAGAATTTATACGCGAGCAATTGGAATCCCGAAAAAGTTTCAGTGGATCAAACTTTGTATCAGATGGCCGTTACCGGAAAGGTGATCGTTCATCTGAAATCGGGCGATCCTTTGACTCAGGTAAGAATTCTATCCTTCGACGAAACTTCTATCGACGTAGAAACCGTGGTTCCCGATCCGCAAGGCGGATTTACGGATCGAGCGATTCTAAGAGACGGTTCCACCGTAGACGGGAAACAAGTCGGTCAGGACGACAAAGAAGTGATTATGGAAAATCTCGAAGGAAAGAAGATCACGATCACCAAGGCCAGTCTTCACAAGATCGATATGAGAGTTCCGAAAACCATTAAAGAAAAGAAGAATATTCAAAAGTCTGAAATCTCTAGGATCGCGTTCGAAGATACTTCCAAAAAGTAA
- the ispF gene encoding 2-C-methyl-D-erythritol 2,4-cyclodiphosphate synthase, with the protein MYRIGNGIDFHKLEINPNRPLVLGGIECESEFALVGHSDADIILHALSDAILGSLALGDIGQYFPDTDPNLKNMDSKVILRKCLELMRERNFELVNVDCTVIGERPKIAPLKERITKSLCDLLNLPADCVSVKATTTEKMGALGRQEGIGTFCTILLGKKV; encoded by the coding sequence ATGTATAGAATCGGAAACGGAATCGATTTTCACAAACTCGAAATCAACCCGAACAGACCCTTGGTCCTCGGTGGAATCGAATGCGAATCCGAGTTCGCACTTGTAGGACATTCGGACGCGGATATCATTTTGCACGCGCTTTCGGACGCGATTCTCGGCTCGCTTGCATTGGGCGACATCGGTCAATACTTTCCGGATACGGATCCGAATCTGAAGAACATGGACAGCAAGGTGATTCTCCGCAAATGTTTGGAACTGATGCGGGAAAGAAATTTCGAACTCGTCAACGTGGATTGTACGGTGATCGGAGAAAGACCGAAGATCGCTCCCCTCAAAGAAAGAATTACAAAATCCTTATGTGATCTTTTGAATCTTCCCGCGGATTGTGTTTCCGTAAAAGCGACAACCACGGAAAAGATGGGAGCCTTAGGTCGCCAAGAAGGAATCGGAACGTTTTGTACGATTCTTTTGGGAAAGAAGGTTTAA
- the nadA gene encoding quinolinate synthase NadA — translation MKTLEEVTKALKTTYMEHEVEAKLPLIQEIQRLKKEKNAVLLGHNYMTPDVFHGVSDITGDSLYLSKVAADTDADIILFNGVHFMAETAKLMSPQKKVLIADLKAGCSLAESITRQDVIDLKQKYPGVPVVTYVNCTADVKAETDICCTSANALQVVESLESDTVIFLPDRYLAANVQNLTKKKIITHPGSCMVHEMYSAEDIELTRRQFPGVTVISHPECKTEVVDHSDYSGSTSQMSEFIKKSGAKNIFLITECSMGDNLRSEFPDRHFVSTCQVCPHMKRITLEKIRDALLYDQYEIHLDPEVIEKGRMSVQRMLDLSFKK, via the coding sequence ATGAAAACTCTCGAAGAAGTAACCAAAGCACTCAAAACCACTTATATGGAACACGAGGTCGAAGCAAAACTTCCTCTGATCCAAGAAATTCAAAGATTGAAAAAAGAGAAGAACGCGGTTCTTCTCGGTCACAATTACATGACACCCGACGTTTTTCACGGTGTCTCCGACATCACGGGTGATTCTCTTTACTTAAGTAAGGTCGCGGCGGACACCGACGCGGATATCATTCTTTTCAACGGGGTTCATTTTATGGCGGAGACCGCAAAGCTTATGTCTCCGCAAAAGAAAGTGTTGATCGCGGATTTGAAAGCGGGTTGTTCTCTCGCCGAAAGTATCACAAGACAGGATGTGATCGATCTCAAACAAAAATATCCGGGCGTTCCCGTCGTGACGTATGTGAACTGCACCGCGGACGTAAAAGCGGAAACCGATATTTGTTGCACATCGGCAAACGCATTGCAAGTCGTTGAATCCTTGGAAAGCGACACGGTTATCTTTTTGCCCGATCGTTATCTCGCCGCAAACGTTCAGAATCTTACTAAGAAAAAAATCATCACACATCCCGGAAGTTGTATGGTTCACGAAATGTATTCCGCGGAAGACATCGAACTTACGAGAAGACAATTCCCCGGCGTCACAGTGATCTCTCATCCGGAATGTAAAACCGAGGTGGTCGATCATTCGGATTATTCGGGTTCCACTTCTCAGATGAGCGAGTTCATCAAGAAATCCGGAGCTAAGAATATTTTTCTCATCACGGAATGTTCCATGGGAGACAATCTGCGTTCCGAGTTTCCGGATCGTCATTTCGTTTCGACTTGCCAGGTTTGTCCTCACATGAAACGGATCACGTTGGAAAAAATCAGAGACGCATTGCTCTACGATCAATACGAGATTCATCTCGACCCGGAAGTCATCGAAAAGGGAAGAATGTCCGTACAGAGAATGTTGGATCTTTCCTTTAAAAAGTAA
- a CDS encoding lipoprotein LipL41: MRKLSSLIAVLVLLMFLGNCADTVDVEYPVFPKDKEGRALQKFLGTIRNVGLAVEPPKKSLWEAIFGEGSSFIDQMPSKVFEAFDKESYYKLIDLSKRADVLNEATLSLTGITKSRAKIGNLLGAEAILYIGYQKPYTECGSENKIDAVAAGLKVAGFAASIATGKEVNTGNDPVSKPTGVRYMLIPLDATLIKVDTGEVKKAVVSNPAKIFNSVGNLSCPSVLDSFGQGLDEAAAYIKGRLSPLVKTEKIEIFVKDEDEEVKELLTEGYEEIQGETPSFKKAKEAWEKADKKAKGQSWGAKANLGTYYFSSGDFEKAIKLYEEAMKINGAKKTYLRELRKRVEATFAVDESNAK; this comes from the coding sequence ATGAGAAAATTATCTTCTCTAATTGCTGTGCTAGTTCTCCTTATGTTCTTAGGAAATTGTGCAGATACAGTAGATGTAGAATATCCGGTATTCCCGAAAGATAAAGAAGGCCGTGCTCTTCAAAAATTCCTCGGAACAATTCGCAACGTAGGTCTGGCAGTTGAGCCTCCAAAGAAAAGTCTTTGGGAAGCGATCTTCGGAGAAGGTTCCAGCTTTATCGATCAAATGCCTTCTAAAGTTTTCGAAGCATTCGACAAAGAATCCTATTACAAACTGATCGACCTTAGCAAACGTGCGGACGTTCTGAACGAAGCGACTCTTTCTCTTACTGGTATTACTAAGTCCAGAGCGAAGATCGGAAACCTTCTCGGTGCAGAAGCGATTCTTTACATCGGTTATCAAAAACCTTACACTGAATGTGGTAGCGAAAACAAAATCGACGCGGTAGCGGCTGGTTTGAAAGTAGCCGGTTTCGCGGCTTCTATCGCAACCGGTAAAGAAGTGAACACAGGAAACGATCCTGTTTCTAAACCGACAGGCGTTCGTTACATGTTGATTCCTCTCGATGCAACTTTGATCAAAGTTGACACCGGTGAAGTGAAGAAGGCTGTCGTTTCTAATCCTGCAAAAATCTTCAACAGCGTTGGAAATCTTTCTTGCCCATCAGTTCTTGATTCTTTCGGACAAGGTCTTGACGAAGCCGCGGCTTACATCAAGGGCAGACTTTCTCCTCTTGTTAAAACCGAGAAGATCGAAATTTTCGTAAAAGACGAAGATGAAGAAGTAAAAGAACTTCTTACTGAAGGTTACGAAGAAATCCAAGGTGAAACTCCAAGCTTCAAAAAAGCAAAAGAAGCATGGGAAAAAGCCGACAAAAAAGCGAAGGGTCAGTCTTGGGGAGCAAAAGCGAACCTCGGAACTTACTACTTCTCTTCCGGTGATTTCGAAAAAGCAATTAAACTCTACGAAGAAGCTATGAAAATCAACGGTGCGAAAAAAACGTATCTGAGAGAACTTAGAAAAAGAGTAGAAGCTACTTTTGCGGTTGATGAAAGCAACGCGAAATAA
- the lep gene encoding LipL41-expression chaperone Lep — protein MKATRNKPILLNLPSDKKSGRKSAFLFLTLTIVSLFLLDCRKTPNEEECVENQMHNVKLIAQSTDEEIPTGMRQLMLKQILQPDMSRAIVLRCMSDKTLKQVQCELAKEKFGDLKECSKFAKEESK, from the coding sequence ATGAAAGCAACGCGAAATAAGCCGATTCTTTTGAATCTTCCAAGTGATAAGAAAAGCGGGCGCAAGTCCGCTTTTCTTTTTTTAACCCTAACGATCGTATCCTTATTCTTACTGGATTGTAGAAAAACTCCGAACGAAGAAGAATGTGTGGAGAATCAAATGCACAACGTAAAGTTGATCGCACAATCTACGGATGAGGAAATTCCCACAGGTATGCGTCAGCTCATGTTGAAGCAGATTCTTCAACCGGATATGTCTCGGGCGATCGTATTGCGTTGTATGTCCGACAAAACGTTGAAACAGGTTCAATGTGAGTTGGCAAAGGAAAAGTTCGGCGACTTAAAAGAATGTTCGAAGTTCGCTAAGGAAGAATCGAAGTAG
- the ftsZ gene encoding cell division protein FtsZ has product MIRFEEETKTSPAVIKVFGIGGGGMNAVTRMSNSTLKGVEFAILNTDEQVLLRSPVENKIILGTKATRGMGAGGDPELGYKAAEEDKERIQSSLRGADMVFITAGMGGGTGTGAAPVIAKIAKEMKCLVVGVVTLPFSFEGRRRMELARKGIEQLRSHVDTLILINNDSIFRVVDKNTPIDLAFQVIDDILLNAVRGISDIINNPGLINVDFADVKTIMRDTGDAVMGVGEGSGEGKVKEAVEYAINNSLLDSTSIAGASSLLINVSGGKDLTISDWNEVSGIITSQVDPNANIIIGLHEDETLSNKIRVTVIATGFNKRSSSGKLIQNQDLVTRVQENYGFQRKAVGMENSSSEKKDFFGEENAESQRNPGSLRHRSPNSSSPKAEDYDIPAYLRRNSSGP; this is encoded by the coding sequence ATGATCCGATTTGAAGAAGAAACAAAAACCAGTCCCGCAGTCATTAAAGTATTCGGAATCGGCGGCGGCGGTATGAATGCCGTCACCAGAATGTCCAATTCCACTTTGAAAGGAGTGGAGTTTGCGATTCTCAACACGGACGAACAGGTTCTTCTTCGTTCTCCCGTGGAAAACAAAATCATCTTAGGAACCAAAGCGACTCGCGGTATGGGAGCGGGTGGCGATCCCGAACTCGGTTACAAGGCCGCCGAAGAGGATAAGGAAAGAATCCAATCGTCTTTGCGCGGAGCCGATATGGTTTTTATCACTGCGGGAATGGGCGGTGGAACCGGAACCGGAGCCGCGCCCGTAATCGCAAAGATCGCAAAAGAAATGAAATGTCTCGTGGTCGGAGTTGTCACACTTCCATTCTCCTTTGAAGGCAGAAGAAGAATGGAACTCGCACGCAAAGGAATCGAACAACTCCGTTCTCACGTGGATACGTTGATTCTCATCAACAACGATTCGATCTTTAGAGTTGTGGATAAAAACACTCCGATCGATCTCGCGTTTCAAGTGATCGACGATATTCTTTTGAACGCAGTTCGAGGCATCAGCGATATCATCAACAATCCCGGTCTGATCAACGTGGACTTTGCGGACGTTAAGACGATCATGCGCGATACGGGCGACGCGGTCATGGGAGTCGGCGAAGGAAGCGGAGAAGGAAAAGTAAAAGAAGCGGTGGAATACGCGATCAACAATTCGTTGTTAGACTCCACTTCGATCGCAGGCGCGTCCTCTCTTCTCATCAACGTTTCCGGCGGTAAGGATCTTACGATCTCCGATTGGAACGAAGTTTCGGGAATCATCACTTCTCAAGTGGATCCGAATGCGAACATCATCATCGGTCTTCACGAAGACGAAACTCTTTCGAATAAAATCCGTGTAACGGTGATCGCAACCGGTTTTAACAAACGTTCTTCATCGGGTAAACTGATTCAGAATCAGGATTTGGTTACGAGAGTTCAGGAGAATTACGGGTTTCAACGTAAGGCTGTTGGGATGGAGAATTCTTCCTCGGAGAAAAAAGATTTTTTCGGTGAAGAGAACGCGGAATCGCAAAGAAATCCGGGATCGTTGCGTCATCGTTCTCCGAACAGCTCTTCTCCGAAAGCGGAAGACTACGATATCCCGGCTTATTTAAGAAGAAACAGCTCCGGACCTTGA